ACAGGGTATCAGCATCTCGTCGGTCAGCATTTACTTGAAAAGGACCATCGTGGAGTTCTTACCGGCTCTCCCGTCACCGATCTGTATATAACGCTTTTAACCGGGGCAGCGCATCAGAAGCACACTCATGGCGGTGACTTTCGGGAGGCGACACTGCGGGCACTGCGGCAGGGATTGGAGCAAGCGAACAAGATTCTACTGGAACCCTATTATCAATTCAAAATCAAAGTCGATGCAGAGCTGATCGGACGCGTAATGTCTGATATACAGCTGGCCCATGGTGAATTTGACCCGCCAGAAATGCTAGGTGAATCGATGTTTATTCAGGGACGTGCGCCTGTCGCGACGTTCATGCATTATGCAGTAGAGCTTGCTTCATTCACGAAGGGCAAGGGAGCAATCTCGATGAAGTTAGGCGGTTATCAGCCATGTCATAACCCGGAACAGGTCATCGCAAGGATTGGATACGACCGCAGCGCTGATCCTGAGTACACCTCCAGCTCTATGTTCTGTGCAAAGGGAGCGGGATATAGCGTTCCTTGGGATGAAGCGCCTTCGTATATGCATTTGGAGATTCAGGAATAGGAGTGAGAAAGCATTCTAGGAATTATCCTTCACCCCAATATTTCTTTGTCCCCATTCAACAACGGATTCAATTAAAGGCACTAATTCTTTTCCAGATGAAGTCAGAGAATACTCAACTCTTGGTGGCACTTCGTTATACTGCTCCCGATGAATGATTCCATATTCTATAAGATCCCTCAGTGAGTTGGTTAAGGTAGTCCCTGTTATTCCATGCAGTCTTCTTTTTAACTCGTTATAGCGTATGTTGTCGTTCTCACTTAGAATGGCTAGGATCGGGAGGTTCCACTTTCCGCTGATTACATGGAATGCAAAGGTTGCAGGACATAATTGATCAAGTCTAAATTCGTATTTCATACATAACTCCTGTCCAATAGTATTATTAAAGATACTTAGTATTAAAAATAAACGTACTTGTTTGAATTTGTATTGGTATTATAATACTCCCATACAAAGAACTTCTACAAGAGGGCACTTTCTTTGATTCTCCAGCGAAAGGTGATTTATATATGAATAATTCAAATATGATGTGTGACGTTAAAACCGGTGTCTGTGGGCCAGGGGATGAAGAGCAAATGGAAATGATCGACTTTAATCTACAGTCCCCCAAAATCACACTTTACTATGCAACAGATCCGATCTGTTCCCACTGTTGGGCGCTTGAGCCGGTACTCAATCGTTTTATTCTGCAGTATGGTCAATATTTTAACGTGAAGACGATTTTGGGTGGTTTGCTTTCTAGCTGGCATGGTTTTGCAGATGTCTCCAATGGCATTCAACAGCCTTCAGATGTTGCGGAGCATTGGAGAGAAGTCGGTTTACATTCACGTATGCCTATCGATGGTTCTTTGTGGAAAAACAATCCGATTCTTTCTTCGTACCCGCCATCTAGAGTATACAAGGTTATACAAAATATATATCCGGGTAAAGAAAATGAGTTTTTGCGTCAGGCAAGAGAAGCTGTATTCGCCTTCAATCAGAATATTGGAGAGGAGAAAACATTAGTTGATATAGTCAACAACATTGGGCTAAATGGCGAAGAAATAGTGGCGGATGCTGCTCTTGGATCGGCACAAGATTTGTTAGAGCAGGATTTTGAGTTAGCAGGCAGACTTGGTGTACGTGGATTTCCAACCATTATCATGGTGAATGAAGAAAATAAAGGTGTTAAAATTGTGGGGGCACGATCATTAGAAGCCTATGTCGACGGACTTCAACAAGTTTACAATGGAGATGTAAAAGCTGAAAATGTTCCACCTCTCTCTGAACTTATCAAGGAAGGAAACATTTTGTTCTCCAAGGAAATTGAAGTGTTGTATGATATTGAATCTAGTGATATGGAGTCATTTATAGCCACGGAAATGATAGAGGGGTCATACAGTATTAAGCGTGTTTTAGGTGAATCATACGTTGTATCTTAATTATAATAAAAGAAGCCAATAACCCAAGATATCTTTGGACTTATTGGCTTCTTTGGCATTCGCTTTGATAAACCAAATAGAGGAGAAAATAATGGGAAATGATAAATTAAATATCGGAATGATCTTGGGAAGCACCCGTCAACAAGCTAATATGAACGGGAAGGTGTACGAGATTTCTTTCGGTAATTCTGAGGCGTCAATCCAGTCTCATTACGAAAAACTGATGAAAAATAGCTCGCACTTTGAAATCCGCAGTTCAACGCAATTTCACTAATCGATCGATTAGTTCCTACCAGCATCTCGGAGCTCTTTTGAATACGATATCGCACTAGGTAAGTATTAGGCGTTTGGCCAATGTATGTGCCAAACAACTCGCAACATCTGCTCCTGCAAACAGACCCAGCGGTAGCGATGTCATTCAGGGTTACTCTAAGGTCAAAATGATGATGAATATATCCCGTCATTTTCCAAACGGCAATCCATGACTGGTCATCATTTATCTGCCCAGGAACCCTCTGTATATGATCTCCGACGTCTGCACAAAGTGATGTAGCCAGTGAAAGAAGGCGTAGTGGGTTGCAAGGAATGCTGTTCATTTCTTCATAAATCCGATGTAAGGAATGCAGGATTTCCTTTCCCCACGTGCTTTGCGAAGTAATCATAATATAGTCTTCAGTATTAGAACCGAATTTCTCATCCCAATATACTTTGCCTACATGTGTGTTTATTCCGAGTAGTGAAGGATGAACAGCAACGACGATGAATGTACAATCCAATTTATTGGTGGAGAAACCATAATGCATACGCTTGCTATTAACGAATATTCCGTTACCTCGTTCAATCAGTACAATTTCTCCGTTTACAAAATACTCCATCTCCCCATCTAGCACTAAAATAAATTCCAAGTCCGGATGCCAATGGCATGCTGCTGCATATTTATCGAAATGATTAAGTGCTCCTTTTCGTACGTATAGCGGAAAATCAGGAAGATTATAATTTAGTTCTTCCGATAAATCAGAGAATACTTCCAGCTCTGCACTCACAATCACATCTCCCTCAAACAATATACGATTTTAATAGAATTATATTTGATTTCGGTGGATAGGACTACTAAGAAATTATACAATTTTGATATTGCTCGACAATAATACAAAATCCAAAAGATATTATAAGGAGCCAGGAATATGACGATGAGAGAACGAATTGCCTCCGGTAAACTATTTACTGATTACTGTGAGGGACTGCCTGAAGACAGACTACAGGCAAAAAGAAGAATGCATGCCTTTAATATAACAGCGCCAGATAATCTAGAAAAACGTACACAACTCATGCAAGAGATATTTGGTAAAGAAACGAAGGTGTGGATCGAGCCGCCCTTTTACTTTTGCTATGGTACGAACATTGAGATTGGAGATGGAACGTACATCAATTTTAATTGTAATTTTGTTGACGACACTAAAATTATTATCGGAAAAAATGTTATGTTTGGTCCATCTGTAACGATTGCTACAGTAGGACATCCAATCCATCCAGATTACAGAGGATATATGTATGCTGATCCGGTGAAAATTGAGAACAATTGTTGGATCGGGGCGAATGTTACAATTTGTCCAGGAGTCACAATTGGAGAAAATACCGTTATTGGTGCCGGCAGTGTTGTAACAAAAGATATCCCGGCTAACTCTATTGCTGTTGGTAATCCATGCAGGGTGATGCGCACCATTAATGAACACGACCAAAAATACTATTACAAAGACAAAGAGATCACTAAGGAAGATCTGGATGAAGAAGCACGCTTGAGATGAGAGATAAGCATTTCAATCGTCAATTGCTTAATTTGGTCATTCCGATTGCTTTACAAAACCTCATTTCATCGTTAGCCGTGACAATAGATATATTCATGTTAGGTTTTATTAACCAGTCTACAATGTCTGCTGTATCGTTGGCTGGGCAAATTACATTTGTTTTAACACTGTTTTACATGGGATTGGCAGCAGGTGTAGGGATTTTGACTGCACAGTATTGGGGAAAGAAAGATTTAATGACAATTGAACGAGTCTTTAGTATTGGATGTACGATGTCTATTATTATATCCGCTATCTTTTTTGGGATATCGCTGTTGATGCCGGATCAATTAATGCGATTTTTCACAAATGACGTCGAGTTAATTCAATATGGATCGAGTTTCTTGCGAGTGATCTCGTTCTCCTATCTGATAAGCGGAATATCTCAAATGTACTTTAGTGTCATTAGAAGCATGGAAAATGCCCGTGTGAGTGCCTGGATCAGTTCTATGTGTCTTATATTGAACATTCTCTTGAATGTAATAAGTATTTTCATACTTTATCCGGGTAATTCAGAAAAGGCTATAGTGGCAGTTGCTTTCTCTACAGTTTTGGCACGTATCGTTGAATTTGGTTGCTGTATCATCCACTCGATCAAATCAAATATAAAGTTTAGGTTACCTTTACGTGACATGGTTCAGCGTAATTTGATTAAGGATTTTTTGAGGTATACACTACCCGTCCAAGGAAATTATATTGTTTGGGGATGCGCATTAACTGTGACATCTGCAATTATTGGACATATCAATGCAGATATGGTCGCTGCAAATTCAGTTGCCTCGGTCGTTAAGAATCTGGTCATTGTATTATGTGGAGGTATTGCAAGTGGTGGCTCCGTACTTGTTGGTAAATATCTAGGCAATGGCGAAATTGAAATGGCTAAAAGAGCTGGGAAAATATTAAATGTATATGCTATTTTGTTTGGCATTGTTGCAGGTATTACTTTGCTATTACTGAAGCCTATAGTGTTTCTACTTGTTAATTTGGATGATCAAGCACAAATATATTTGAGTGGAATGCTTCTTGTCTGTGCTTATTGTTGTATTCCGAAATCGATAAACTCCACGACGATTGGAGGAATATTTGTTGCTGGAGGAGATTCTAGATTTGGCTTTTGGTGTGACACGATTGTAATGTGGGGCATCATATTACCATTAGGA
This genomic stretch from Paenibacillus sp. FSL H7-0737 harbors:
- a CDS encoding winged helix-turn-helix transcriptional regulator: MKYEFRLDQLCPATFAFHVISGKWNLPILAILSENDNIRYNELKRRLHGITGTTLTNSLRDLIEYGIIHREQYNEVPPRVEYSLTSSGKELVPLIESVVEWGQRNIGVKDNS
- a CDS encoding DsbA family oxidoreductase, with the protein product MNNSNMMCDVKTGVCGPGDEEQMEMIDFNLQSPKITLYYATDPICSHCWALEPVLNRFILQYGQYFNVKTILGGLLSSWHGFADVSNGIQQPSDVAEHWREVGLHSRMPIDGSLWKNNPILSSYPPSRVYKVIQNIYPGKENEFLRQAREAVFAFNQNIGEEKTLVDIVNNIGLNGEEIVADAALGSAQDLLEQDFELAGRLGVRGFPTIIMVNEENKGVKIVGARSLEAYVDGLQQVYNGDVKAENVPPLSELIKEGNILFSKEIEVLYDIESSDMESFIATEMIEGSYSIKRVLGESYVVS
- a CDS encoding AraC family transcriptional regulator, encoding MSAELEVFSDLSEELNYNLPDFPLYVRKGALNHFDKYAAACHWHPDLEFILVLDGEMEYFVNGEIVLIERGNGIFVNSKRMHYGFSTNKLDCTFIVVAVHPSLLGINTHVGKVYWDEKFGSNTEDYIMITSQSTWGKEILHSLHRIYEEMNSIPCNPLRLLSLATSLCADVGDHIQRVPGQINDDQSWIAVWKMTGYIHHHFDLRVTLNDIATAGSVCRSRCCELFGTYIGQTPNTYLVRYRIQKSSEMLVGTNRSISEIALNCGFQSASYFSSVFRNETGLTPQNYRKKSRTPSRSY
- a CDS encoding DapH/DapD/GlmU-related protein — encoded protein: MTMRERIASGKLFTDYCEGLPEDRLQAKRRMHAFNITAPDNLEKRTQLMQEIFGKETKVWIEPPFYFCYGTNIEIGDGTYINFNCNFVDDTKIIIGKNVMFGPSVTIATVGHPIHPDYRGYMYADPVKIENNCWIGANVTICPGVTIGENTVIGAGSVVTKDIPANSIAVGNPCRVMRTINEHDQKYYYKDKEITKEDLDEEARLR
- a CDS encoding MATE family efflux transporter, with protein sequence MRDKHFNRQLLNLVIPIALQNLISSLAVTIDIFMLGFINQSTMSAVSLAGQITFVLTLFYMGLAAGVGILTAQYWGKKDLMTIERVFSIGCTMSIIISAIFFGISLLMPDQLMRFFTNDVELIQYGSSFLRVISFSYLISGISQMYFSVIRSMENARVSAWISSMCLILNILLNVISIFILYPGNSEKAIVAVAFSTVLARIVEFGCCIIHSIKSNIKFRLPLRDMVQRNLIKDFLRYTLPVQGNYIVWGCALTVTSAIIGHINADMVAANSVASVVKNLVIVLCGGIASGGSVLVGKYLGNGEIEMAKRAGKILNVYAILFGIVAGITLLLLKPIVFLLVNLDDQAQIYLSGMLLVCAYCCIPKSINSTTIGGIFVAGGDSRFGFWCDTIVMWGIILPLGYMSAFVWHLSPLTIFIIINLDEVIKAPIALMRYFKFKWLNDITRNYVQN